Proteins encoded in a region of the Streptomyces akebiae genome:
- a CDS encoding LamG-like jellyroll fold domain-containing protein codes for MLLGGAVVLGALPAVTGPATAVGSTPPASAEEAAFVLAAETGEPVEIIQQRTEDELVFANPDGSLTSETSVQPQRVERPDGTWVKADATLERRPDGTVGPKAAVVDLTFAKAGSSDFVTLGEEGKSFTLSWPTPLPEPVLSGDTAEYREVLPGVDLLATASVTGYSYVLEVKTPEAADSSELAELRLPVRSQGLDLGTGPTGGLQAVDASGERVFGGQAPKMWDSSAAEVPAGAVPASGTDTPAQEAPDAGAKVADMALDVSASSVTVEPDRALLTAADTDFPVYIDPEAGMSKSEWLYVSSANPSTEFHKFKKDEGVGRCSADTIGGIYYVCSGSPYTNRMYFQFSTDGWKNRTISKAVFEVYETFSFSCTKSTVNLHMVAEGGVDSATNWNNKPKDGDLMVDRSVAYGRGDSCSPDAPASWVDFEDSADESNENLTSSVRKKAAGEDPIAFSLRAADEGDPNSWKRFRGDNAKLVVTYNTRPNKPTGEKLSNPEEKTCTTDNTKRPWIRDATPAMSVSGTDADSYTDGTGQNLTATFRVWDQVDGRPMVYEGKDGPQNEGRFERGIPVKELAHGHGYKWHAQTYDGSTGKLKDSGYSEWSDWCEFVVDVERPDAKPRVEPVASEADLPAGAKRHFTLSANGNSDSVFKNDVEFYEWDLGNDTPTRKADPAALGGNATIEVPTSTFGPNVLYVRSVDRAGNRGPLEKYFFTVDRACADVLADTCAAAVYGLDQTSGTTAPDSSGHNRDLTVKGADWVAGNNSASDPADRALRFNGTSDHATAVSAVHTGQAFTVSAWVRPTSLAKNISVVSQAGSQGNGFNLYYSTAYKRWIFGRHISDTADSDLVRAMAPSERPAAVNKWVHLAGTYDPVARKFTLFVDGEEQGSATVTDVWNATKGLNIGRAQYGADWSDPFAGDIDDVRLVPGLLSGTEIFRLANN; via the coding sequence GTGCTGCTTGGCGGCGCCGTCGTCCTGGGCGCGTTGCCTGCCGTCACCGGTCCGGCCACCGCGGTCGGCAGCACGCCGCCTGCCTCGGCAGAGGAGGCCGCGTTCGTACTGGCCGCTGAGACCGGCGAGCCGGTGGAGATCATTCAGCAGCGTACCGAGGACGAGCTCGTCTTCGCCAATCCGGACGGCTCGCTGACCAGCGAGACCAGTGTCCAGCCGCAGCGGGTGGAGCGTCCCGACGGCACGTGGGTGAAGGCCGACGCGACCCTGGAGCGTCGGCCGGATGGCACGGTCGGTCCCAAGGCCGCCGTCGTCGACCTCACCTTCGCGAAGGCCGGCTCGTCCGACTTCGTCACGCTCGGCGAGGAGGGTAAGTCCTTCACGCTGAGCTGGCCCACGCCGCTGCCCGAGCCGGTCCTGTCCGGGGACACTGCCGAGTACCGCGAGGTGCTCCCCGGCGTGGATCTGCTGGCCACCGCCTCGGTCACCGGCTACTCGTACGTCCTGGAGGTGAAGACCCCCGAGGCGGCCGACAGCTCCGAACTGGCCGAACTGCGGCTGCCCGTACGGTCGCAGGGCCTGGACCTCGGCACCGGCCCAACCGGTGGTCTCCAGGCCGTGGACGCCTCCGGCGAGCGTGTCTTCGGCGGTCAGGCACCCAAGATGTGGGACTCCTCCGCCGCCGAGGTTCCCGCCGGCGCCGTTCCCGCTTCCGGCACGGACACGCCCGCCCAGGAGGCGCCGGACGCCGGCGCCAAGGTCGCCGACATGGCCCTCGACGTGTCCGCGTCCTCTGTCACCGTCGAGCCCGACCGTGCCCTGCTCACCGCCGCCGACACCGACTTCCCGGTCTACATCGACCCTGAGGCCGGCATGTCGAAGAGCGAGTGGCTGTATGTGTCCAGCGCGAATCCGAGCACGGAGTTCCACAAGTTCAAGAAGGACGAGGGCGTCGGCCGCTGTTCTGCCGACACGATCGGTGGCATCTACTACGTGTGCAGCGGCTCGCCGTACACGAACCGGATGTACTTCCAGTTCTCCACCGACGGCTGGAAGAACCGCACCATCTCCAAGGCGGTCTTCGAGGTCTACGAGACCTTCTCCTTCTCGTGCACCAAGAGCACCGTGAACCTGCACATGGTCGCCGAAGGCGGTGTCGACTCCGCCACGAACTGGAACAACAAGCCCAAGGACGGCGACCTGATGGTCGACCGGTCCGTCGCGTACGGGCGGGGCGACAGCTGTAGCCCGGATGCGCCGGCCAGCTGGGTCGACTTCGAGGACAGCGCCGACGAGAGCAACGAGAACCTCACCTCCTCCGTCCGTAAGAAGGCCGCGGGGGAGGACCCGATCGCGTTCTCGCTGCGCGCTGCCGACGAGGGCGACCCCAATTCCTGGAAGCGGTTCCGGGGGGACAACGCCAAGCTCGTCGTCACGTACAACACCCGTCCGAACAAGCCCACCGGGGAGAAGCTGAGCAACCCGGAGGAGAAGACCTGCACCACCGACAACACCAAGCGGCCGTGGATCCGGGACGCGACCCCGGCCATGTCCGTCAGCGGCACCGACGCCGACTCGTACACCGACGGCACCGGCCAGAACCTGACCGCGACCTTCCGGGTGTGGGACCAGGTGGACGGCCGGCCCATGGTCTACGAGGGCAAGGACGGACCGCAGAACGAGGGCAGGTTCGAGCGAGGGATCCCGGTCAAGGAACTGGCCCACGGGCACGGCTACAAGTGGCACGCCCAGACCTACGACGGCTCCACCGGCAAGCTCAAGGACTCCGGGTACTCCGAGTGGTCCGACTGGTGCGAGTTCGTGGTGGACGTGGAGCGGCCCGACGCCAAGCCGCGCGTCGAGCCGGTGGCGAGCGAGGCCGACCTCCCGGCGGGCGCCAAGCGGCACTTCACCCTCTCCGCGAACGGCAACTCCGACTCGGTCTTCAAGAACGACGTCGAGTTCTATGAGTGGGACCTCGGCAACGACACCCCCACGCGCAAGGCCGACCCTGCCGCTCTCGGTGGCAACGCCACCATCGAGGTGCCGACCAGCACCTTCGGGCCGAACGTGCTCTACGTCCGCAGCGTCGACCGGGCCGGCAACCGGGGCCCGCTGGAGAAGTACTTCTTCACCGTCGACCGCGCCTGCGCCGACGTCCTCGCCGACACCTGCGCCGCCGCCGTCTACGGCCTCGACCAGACCTCCGGCACCACGGCCCCCGACAGCTCCGGCCACAACCGGGACCTGACGGTCAAGGGCGCCGACTGGGTCGCGGGCAACAACTCCGCGAGCGACCCGGCCGACAGGGCGCTGCGTTTCAACGGCACCAGCGACCACGCCACCGCCGTGTCCGCCGTGCACACCGGGCAGGCGTTCACCGTCTCGGCGTGGGTGCGGCCCACGTCGCTGGCCAAGAACATCTCGGTGGTCAGCCAGGCGGGCAGCCAGGGCAACGGCTTCAACCTCTACTACTCCACCGCCTACAAGCGCTGGATCTTCGGCCGGCACATCAGCGACACGGCGGACTCCGACCTCGTACGCGCCATGGCACCGAGCGAGCGCCCCGCCGCCGTCAACAAGTGGGTCCACCTGGCCGGGACCTACGACCCGGTGGCCCGGAAGTTCACGCTCTTCGTCGACGGCGAGGAGCAGGGCAGCGCCACTGTCACCGACGTCTGGAACGCCACGAAGGGCCTCAACATCGGCCGCGCCCAGTACGGCGCCGACTGGTCCGACCCCTTCGCCGGTGACATCGACGACGTACGACTCGTCCCCGGCCTGCTGTCGGGGACGGAGATCTTCCGGCTCGCGAACAACTGA